One part of the Tautonia rosea genome encodes these proteins:
- a CDS encoding rhomboid family intramembrane serine protease, giving the protein MRQIGLLPEEQALRFADYLLTLGITSRIVGGPNGCAVWIHREDQLDQARDELRQFQENPNAPRYLDARREAEAVRRRRDKEERDYQRRTVDLRNRLQGASSLGPVTRGLVTLCVALFLFNWFVYRGSFLSPLSNALYFTEWYVTEDRQLANRGLDPIAGGQIWRLVTPTLLHGNLLHLFFNMYMLVLLGGAVERRRRRGEYVILLLVAAVLSDVAQFFLPDLFTVPSARGPDAPFVGMSGVLYALFGYAWMRGKYDPASGLQLHPQTVVLLLAWLVICAFNLLGPIANTAHVAGLLVGVGFAFASMARDGVFR; this is encoded by the coding sequence ATGCGCCAGATCGGTTTGTTGCCCGAAGAGCAGGCCCTTCGCTTCGCGGATTACCTGCTGACGCTGGGCATCACCTCTCGCATTGTCGGAGGGCCCAACGGTTGCGCGGTCTGGATCCATCGCGAAGATCAGCTTGACCAGGCCCGCGATGAGCTTCGGCAGTTCCAGGAGAACCCGAACGCGCCTCGCTATCTCGATGCCCGACGTGAAGCCGAGGCCGTTCGGCGTCGTAGGGACAAGGAAGAACGCGACTACCAGCGCAGGACTGTTGATCTCCGCAACCGGCTTCAAGGGGCTTCCTCGCTCGGCCCGGTCACTCGGGGTTTAGTGACGCTGTGCGTCGCTCTGTTTCTGTTCAACTGGTTTGTCTATCGAGGCAGCTTCCTCTCGCCTCTTTCCAATGCCCTCTATTTCACCGAATGGTACGTGACCGAGGACCGGCAGCTCGCCAACCGGGGGCTCGATCCCATTGCCGGAGGTCAGATCTGGCGCCTTGTCACCCCAACCTTGCTGCACGGCAACTTGCTTCACCTGTTTTTTAACATGTACATGCTCGTGCTTCTCGGCGGGGCTGTCGAACGTCGCAGGAGGCGAGGAGAATATGTCATACTCTTGCTCGTCGCGGCGGTTCTGTCCGACGTGGCGCAGTTCTTCCTGCCCGACCTGTTCACCGTCCCCTCGGCTCGGGGGCCGGATGCTCCCTTCGTCGGTATGTCGGGCGTTCTGTATGCCCTCTTCGGCTACGCCTGGATGCGAGGCAAGTACGATCCGGCCTCAGGCCTGCAATTGCACCCGCAAACCGTCGTCTTGCTGCTGGCCTGGCTGGTGATCTGCGCCTTCAACCTGCTTGGACCGATCGCCAATACGGCCCACGTGGCCGGTCTGCTCGTGGGCGTTGGGTTTGCCTTCGCGTCGATGGCACGTGATGGGGTGTTCCGGTGA
- a CDS encoding dolichyl-phosphate-mannose-protein mannosyltransferase: MSRGLRARHGFLVLAVLIVIIGLAFRAALMLSFRHTPPSDPDNYLMLAQSLAEGQGFRIADRPTAYRPPLYPLALAPGVALLGLPATAWVVALHLASGAAAIGLTGLAARRWGVSDGATALAMLVVACDPVLVSQTRGVMTEPLASALVAGLLASIGPVPTFGSALRTGLIAGVAALCRPSLLPAALLIVAALALLSTGRWPRRAICSGVMLAALTATMAPWAIRNALVLGAPVWTTTHGGYTLFLANNSAYYDDVLKGPMPVWTGPNQAHWFAEVNRKAEGMPEPQADRWFRLQAVGVMIDRPTEAGRATLERVGRFWAVAPSSAVYSKGLRWLTAGWTIPLWGLLLLGLFRRPTWQWPRIAAPLALLSLAMVHSLYWTDLRMRAPVVPAIALIAVGGIGSAGGRRPCHTSPTAS, from the coding sequence GTGTCGCGTGGTCTCCGTGCCCGGCACGGGTTTCTCGTTCTGGCCGTGCTGATCGTGATCATTGGCCTGGCCTTCCGGGCCGCATTGATGCTCTCGTTTCGGCACACTCCTCCGAGCGATCCCGACAACTACTTGATGCTCGCCCAGTCGCTCGCCGAAGGCCAGGGCTTCCGCATTGCGGACCGGCCTACCGCGTATCGACCTCCGCTCTACCCGCTGGCCCTGGCTCCGGGAGTGGCCCTCCTCGGCTTGCCGGCAACGGCCTGGGTGGTTGCCTTGCACCTGGCTTCCGGTGCAGCCGCGATCGGCTTGACCGGCCTGGCGGCGCGTCGATGGGGAGTTTCCGATGGGGCCACGGCTCTGGCCATGCTTGTCGTCGCCTGCGACCCGGTGCTGGTTTCCCAGACCCGAGGAGTGATGACCGAACCTCTCGCGTCGGCGCTGGTTGCAGGGTTGCTCGCGTCGATCGGCCCCGTTCCGACCTTCGGCTCGGCTCTGCGAACCGGTCTGATCGCCGGTGTCGCAGCACTCTGCCGTCCCAGCTTGCTCCCGGCGGCGCTGCTGATTGTCGCGGCGTTGGCACTTCTTTCGACGGGCCGCTGGCCGCGCCGAGCGATCTGCTCGGGAGTCATGCTGGCGGCCCTGACCGCGACCATGGCCCCGTGGGCCATTCGCAACGCCCTGGTCCTCGGTGCCCCGGTTTGGACCACCACTCACGGTGGCTACACGCTCTTTTTGGCAAACAATTCCGCCTATTACGACGATGTGCTCAAGGGGCCGATGCCCGTCTGGACGGGACCGAATCAGGCTCACTGGTTTGCCGAGGTCAACCGCAAGGCCGAAGGAATGCCAGAGCCGCAAGCCGATCGTTGGTTTCGACTTCAGGCGGTGGGTGTCATGATCGATCGTCCGACGGAGGCGGGGCGGGCCACGCTCGAACGGGTCGGCCGTTTCTGGGCCGTGGCTCCCTCCTCGGCGGTCTACTCCAAGGGACTTCGGTGGCTGACGGCCGGCTGGACCATTCCGCTCTGGGGGTTGCTTCTCCTGGGGCTGTTCCGTCGGCCGACGTGGCAATGGCCACGCATTGCGGCCCCGTTGGCATTGCTCTCGCTTGCCATGGTTCATAGTCTTTACTGGACTGATTTGAGGATGCGAGCACCGGTCGTTCCTGCCATTGCCCTGATCGCGGTGGGGGGAATTGGCTCTGCGGGGGGGCGGAGACCCTGTCACACCTCGCCGACTGCGTCGTAA
- a CDS encoding protein kinase domain-containing protein — MSDFDSEMLLERATLLGLISRDQANEARIDAQDGSVESIRRALMRKQFLTSWQVDRLLKGEATGFYYGGHEVLFHLAEGTFARVYRGRKQGSGEPVAIKVLRQRFTQDAESVERFNHEAEAGMKLVHPNIVRIYDYGAQDNRYYMIMEFVEGSNLRDFLRYRHRLEPAEAMPLMLGLAQGLAHSLSKGVTHRDIKPTNILISSSGQAKLVDFGLATIEGDERKMAQAHGQRTVDYSALERTCGSQKGDPRSDIYFLGCVFYQMITGRLPLPEVEADDFLAKMLKRSFGAIKPISEMDHAPDPELCRIIEKMMKMDLTLRYQSMKEVVADLEAYYLEMTGQAPPKAEVEDEEEFDIERLFMRRLAEDRAAQESAVSSAASAPLPDDEDFELGIAEESNHGDSPYEVPAIKQRRVLCVETQNAIQDAFRKTLSRMGYRVLIVSDPEIAAERYRESPVDVVVFDIDGMGANALDAFIDMHEKAHEDGHELHALVLLGPRQGHLSSRLPKDDRLIVLVKPIKMKQVQDALSQLAPVQAG, encoded by the coding sequence ATGTCCGATTTCGATTCGGAAATGCTACTCGAGCGGGCGACCCTGCTCGGACTGATCTCTCGGGATCAAGCCAACGAGGCCCGGATCGACGCGCAAGACGGTTCGGTTGAATCGATCCGCCGTGCCTTGATGCGGAAACAGTTTCTGACGAGCTGGCAGGTCGACCGACTGCTCAAAGGTGAGGCCACAGGCTTCTACTACGGGGGCCACGAAGTCCTCTTTCACCTAGCCGAAGGAACCTTTGCCCGTGTCTATCGCGGGCGGAAGCAAGGTTCTGGCGAACCCGTCGCCATCAAGGTACTTCGCCAGCGGTTCACCCAGGATGCCGAATCGGTCGAACGCTTCAACCACGAAGCTGAAGCCGGCATGAAACTGGTCCATCCGAACATCGTGCGCATTTATGACTACGGCGCGCAAGATAATCGGTACTACATGATCATGGAATTCGTGGAAGGCTCAAACCTTCGCGATTTCCTCCGCTATCGTCACCGCCTTGAGCCGGCCGAGGCCATGCCCTTAATGCTCGGGCTGGCCCAGGGGCTGGCACACTCGTTGAGCAAAGGGGTGACCCACCGTGACATCAAGCCGACGAACATCCTGATCAGCTCCAGCGGCCAGGCGAAGCTCGTCGACTTCGGTCTTGCGACCATTGAGGGTGACGAGCGGAAAATGGCCCAGGCCCACGGCCAGCGCACCGTCGACTACTCGGCCCTCGAACGCACCTGCGGCAGCCAGAAAGGGGACCCGCGTTCTGATATCTACTTCCTCGGCTGCGTCTTTTACCAGATGATCACCGGCCGGCTTCCCTTGCCCGAGGTCGAGGCCGACGACTTCCTCGCCAAGATGCTCAAGCGCAGTTTTGGTGCCATCAAACCGATCAGCGAGATGGACCACGCCCCCGATCCGGAGCTCTGCCGCATCATCGAAAAGATGATGAAGATGGATCTCACCCTGCGCTACCAGAGCATGAAAGAGGTCGTTGCCGATCTGGAAGCCTACTACCTGGAAATGACCGGCCAGGCTCCTCCCAAGGCCGAGGTTGAGGACGAGGAAGAATTCGACATCGAGCGACTGTTTATGCGTCGCCTCGCGGAGGATCGGGCCGCCCAGGAATCCGCCGTATCATCTGCCGCCTCTGCACCGTTGCCAGACGACGAGGATTTCGAGTTGGGGATTGCCGAGGAATCGAATCACGGCGACTCCCCTTACGAGGTTCCGGCAATCAAGCAGCGCCGTGTCCTCTGCGTCGAGACGCAGAACGCAATTCAAGACGCTTTCCGTAAGACCCTTTCTCGCATGGGTTACCGGGTCCTGATCGTCAGCGATCCTGAGATCGCCGCCGAGCGTTACCGCGAGTCACCGGTTGATGTTGTGGTCTTCGATATCGATGGCATGGGGGCCAACGCGCTCGACGCCTTTATCGACATGCACGAGAAGGCGCACGAAGACGGCCACGAGCTGCATGCCCTGGTCTTGCTCGGCCCCCGGCAAGGGCATCTGTCCTCCCGGCTGCCCAAGGATGACCGGCTGATCGTCCTCGTCAAGCCGATCAAGATGAAGCAAGTTCAAGATGCCTTGAGCCAGCTTGCTCCCGTCCAGGCCGGTTGA
- a CDS encoding uracil-DNA glycosylase, whose amino-acid sequence MDADHQRLIRQVRQRLESLARAGVDRAPLGPLPAITPSMIASAVPRTSRAEPPRASVVDQPEPQEADSSATVAPLPRRRPAAPTPPPATPATIGSLFDEPGISEPVIPPEERPEALRVLAEEIASCVRCEVLCANRTNTVPGEGNASARLMFVGEGPGQTEDETGRPFVGKAGKLLDDMITKGMGLRRQDVFIANIVKCRPPNNRDPEPEEVRNCIGYLERQIAIIRPEFLCLLGKPAAQTLLNTSMPMGRLRGKWQRYKGIPTIATWHPAYLLRNPSAKKDTWEDLQMLMKAMGIPIQKRGGGG is encoded by the coding sequence ATGGACGCTGACCACCAACGCCTGATTCGCCAGGTCCGCCAGCGCCTTGAGTCGCTGGCCCGAGCCGGTGTCGACCGGGCTCCGCTAGGACCGCTCCCAGCAATCACGCCTTCGATGATTGCTTCGGCCGTGCCTCGAACCTCCCGAGCCGAGCCGCCTCGGGCTTCGGTGGTCGATCAGCCGGAACCTCAGGAGGCCGATTCCTCCGCGACCGTCGCACCCCTTCCTCGGCGACGCCCGGCGGCACCGACTCCGCCTCCCGCCACTCCGGCGACGATCGGGTCGCTGTTCGACGAACCGGGAATCAGCGAGCCGGTCATCCCGCCCGAGGAGCGTCCCGAAGCACTCCGCGTGCTGGCCGAGGAGATTGCCTCGTGCGTCCGTTGCGAAGTTCTTTGCGCCAATCGAACGAACACGGTTCCTGGCGAGGGGAACGCCTCGGCCCGCCTGATGTTCGTGGGCGAAGGCCCAGGTCAGACTGAAGACGAAACCGGCCGACCTTTCGTGGGCAAGGCGGGGAAGTTGCTCGACGACATGATCACCAAGGGTATGGGCCTGAGGCGACAGGATGTGTTCATCGCCAATATCGTGAAGTGCCGACCGCCGAACAACCGCGATCCCGAGCCCGAGGAAGTGCGGAACTGTATCGGCTATTTGGAACGGCAGATCGCGATCATCCGACCCGAGTTTCTTTGCCTGCTCGGCAAGCCAGCCGCGCAGACGCTATTGAATACGTCGATGCCAATGGGACGGCTTCGGGGCAAGTGGCAGCGCTACAAAGGGATTCCGACGATTGCGACCTGGCACCCGGCCTATCTGCTCCGGAATCCCTCTGCCAAGAAAGACACCTGGGAAGACTTGCAAATGCTCATGAAAGCGATGGGCATCCCGATCCAGAAACGAGGCGGGGGCGGCTGA
- a CDS encoding NAD(P)/FAD-dependent oxidoreductase, whose translation MIGSSISHDNRSERPQIVILGAGFAGLAAMKVLGGKAVDVTVIDRTNHHLFQPLLYQVATAALNPSDIAMPIRRIVRRSKNIRVLMGEVQTIDPERRFVVLDQGEISYDFLIVATGAGHSYFGHDEWERDAPGLKSIEDALEIRRRVLSAFEVAERESDTEERRAALTFVIIGAGPTGVELAGTLSEVARKTLARDFRRIDPTQARILLLEGGPRVLMAYPDDLSESALKQLAHLGVEVRLNSRVTHIDSEGVNIGDERIEARSVIWAAGVAASPLSRSLGAPLDKAGRVKVEPDLTVPGHPEVFVVGDLMAMFQDGEMVPGVAPAAMQAGRYAARSILRQISGKPRKPFHYVDKGLLATIGRASAVANLRGFKFSGLPAWLLWLFVHIFFLVGFRNRLLVMIQWAYSYLTYDRGARLITTTWHGLTKKQPELTTTTVIAETNRAQAPPSS comes from the coding sequence ATGATTGGTTCATCGATTTCGCACGACAATCGCTCGGAGCGCCCCCAGATCGTCATCCTCGGGGCGGGCTTTGCCGGTCTGGCGGCCATGAAGGTGCTGGGGGGCAAGGCGGTGGACGTGACGGTCATTGACCGGACGAATCACCACCTGTTTCAACCCTTGCTTTATCAGGTGGCCACGGCGGCCCTGAATCCATCGGACATCGCAATGCCGATCCGTCGGATCGTCAGGCGATCAAAAAACATTCGTGTGCTTATGGGTGAGGTCCAGACGATCGACCCGGAACGTCGGTTCGTGGTGCTGGATCAAGGAGAGATCTCGTACGATTTTCTCATTGTCGCAACCGGCGCGGGGCATTCGTATTTCGGCCACGACGAATGGGAACGGGATGCTCCGGGGCTCAAGAGCATTGAGGATGCCCTGGAAATCCGCCGTCGGGTGCTCTCGGCATTCGAGGTCGCCGAACGGGAATCGGACACGGAGGAGCGAAGGGCCGCCTTGACGTTTGTCATCATCGGGGCCGGGCCAACGGGTGTCGAACTGGCGGGCACGTTGTCTGAAGTGGCGCGAAAGACGCTCGCCCGAGACTTCCGCCGAATTGATCCGACTCAGGCGCGCATTCTGTTGCTGGAGGGAGGGCCTCGGGTGCTGATGGCTTACCCCGACGACCTGTCGGAATCGGCCCTCAAGCAACTGGCACACCTCGGAGTGGAGGTGCGGCTCAACAGCAGGGTCACGCACATCGATTCCGAGGGAGTGAACATCGGCGACGAGCGCATCGAGGCCCGCTCGGTGATCTGGGCCGCAGGGGTGGCTGCCTCTCCCCTCTCCAGGAGTCTTGGAGCACCGCTGGACAAGGCAGGGCGGGTGAAGGTGGAACCGGATTTGACGGTACCCGGCCATCCCGAGGTGTTCGTGGTCGGAGACCTGATGGCCATGTTTCAGGATGGGGAGATGGTTCCTGGAGTGGCCCCAGCCGCCATGCAAGCCGGGCGATACGCAGCGCGAAGCATTCTCCGGCAGATTTCCGGAAAACCTCGGAAGCCGTTCCACTATGTCGATAAAGGGTTACTGGCGACAATCGGGCGGGCCTCGGCGGTGGCGAATCTGCGGGGCTTCAAATTTTCCGGGCTCCCGGCCTGGCTCCTCTGGTTGTTCGTGCATATTTTCTTTCTGGTCGGCTTCCGGAACCGGCTGCTTGTGATGATTCAGTGGGCCTACTCGTATCTGACCTACGACCGAGGCGCCCGGCTAATCACCACAACCTGGCACGGCCTCACGAAAAAGCAGCCGGAGTTGACCACCACGACCGTGATCGCTGAGACGAACCGCGCCCAGGCTCCTCCGTCGTCATGA
- a CDS encoding HEAT repeat domain-containing protein, protein MRRNRTATAAAWVAALVAALAGSTGEARADQVKIRGGGTLRGAVVPIEDRPGYVEIYTATASRPYVFRRDQIEQIVPEASPMEEYLKRRETIEESADAHFELGLWCEEQGLSGPALVHHGRAAELDEHHALAQKKLGRVFFDGRWITYDERRQLQGLVKHGGRWVTPEEKEDLNEQQRMTQSQEAWARRIDVLVKTFLEGNPNDRAEAEQQLRQINDPDAVVPLVNRLSRQGVELRLILAQLLGTIDDPLAVSGLVHLVVREEDQQVRLSMLNELARRRDPTVAPRLIRELGKSDPDRVGRAAWALAGLGATEAVPKLIPALVSVQKRVETVLVPSEPVGGGMGMGVNFGASGGPAFGIGSGPSIPVLTGPAVAPGAIAFGAQAVPIFQYRGQGTGVVMGNVGGVTAPVPAPPVPRQVVRQYQHRNVEVLAALERLTGTNLGYDVSAWNRWLRTEFRPPAEEDRPARLVPQP, encoded by the coding sequence ATGCGACGCAACCGGACAGCGACGGCAGCAGCATGGGTCGCGGCCCTGGTCGCGGCCCTGGCCGGCTCGACCGGCGAGGCCCGGGCCGATCAGGTTAAGATCCGAGGGGGGGGAACACTTCGTGGCGCGGTGGTGCCGATCGAGGATCGCCCCGGGTACGTGGAGATTTACACGGCCACGGCGTCCCGTCCGTATGTCTTCCGGCGCGATCAGATCGAGCAGATTGTTCCGGAAGCTTCTCCGATGGAGGAGTACCTGAAGCGTCGGGAGACGATCGAGGAGAGCGCCGATGCCCATTTCGAGCTAGGGCTCTGGTGCGAGGAGCAAGGGCTGTCGGGTCCGGCACTGGTGCATCATGGTCGAGCCGCCGAGCTGGACGAGCATCACGCATTGGCACAGAAGAAGCTCGGAAGAGTCTTCTTCGATGGGCGCTGGATCACCTACGACGAGCGTCGGCAACTGCAAGGCCTGGTCAAGCACGGCGGCCGATGGGTCACTCCCGAGGAAAAGGAAGACCTGAACGAACAGCAGCGCATGACGCAATCTCAGGAGGCCTGGGCGCGGCGGATTGACGTGCTGGTGAAGACATTTTTGGAAGGAAACCCCAACGATCGGGCCGAGGCCGAACAGCAACTCCGTCAAATCAATGACCCCGACGCCGTCGTGCCGCTGGTCAACCGGCTCAGTCGGCAAGGAGTCGAGCTGAGGCTAATTCTGGCCCAGCTTCTCGGAACGATCGACGATCCCCTGGCCGTCTCCGGGCTGGTGCATCTGGTGGTCCGGGAGGAAGATCAGCAGGTTCGCTTGTCGATGCTCAACGAACTGGCCCGTCGCCGTGATCCGACGGTTGCGCCGAGGTTGATCCGAGAGCTGGGCAAGTCAGACCCCGATCGCGTGGGTCGGGCCGCCTGGGCGCTGGCAGGTCTGGGGGCCACCGAAGCCGTGCCGAAGCTGATTCCTGCGCTCGTGAGCGTGCAGAAGCGGGTCGAGACGGTTCTGGTCCCAAGCGAGCCGGTCGGCGGAGGCATGGGGATGGGGGTGAATTTCGGCGCTTCGGGAGGTCCGGCCTTTGGTATCGGAAGCGGGCCGAGTATCCCGGTGCTGACAGGTCCGGCCGTGGCCCCCGGAGCCATTGCCTTCGGAGCCCAGGCGGTTCCCATCTTTCAGTACCGCGGACAGGGGACCGGCGTGGTGATGGGGAATGTGGGTGGGGTAACCGCTCCGGTTCCGGCTCCTCCGGTTCCTCGACAGGTGGTTCGCCAGTACCAGCACCGGAACGTCGAAGTCCTGGCCGCGCTGGAGCGCCTGACCGGCACGAACCTGGGCTACGATGTCTCGGCCTGGAACCGATGGCTGCGGACCGAGTTCCGTCCTCCGGCCGAAGAAGACCGACCCGCTCGGCTCGTTCCTCAGCCGTGA
- a CDS encoding metal ABC transporter permease: protein MTEASASSTREGWMAGRGGTVLSILAVMVPTGWALAASDEIGRWTIVLGVLASLPCAVLGCYLVLRQLSLLGDAISHAVLPGIALGFLLSGQLIGPAIVLGAMVVGILTAVLTQLLSRLGKVPEDASLGVVFTSLFAAGVLLITHAASDVDLDAGCVLYGLIELAPLDSRPMGGLEVPRSFWGLGTVALVTLGFVAVLWKELLLVSFDAPLATAVGINATVIHYALMAMVAGVTVAAFEAVGSILVVAMLIVPAATAHLLSDRLPKMMLTASGVALLCSALGYRGAVALNSSVAGMMAVVAGILFATAVILAPNQGMLARVITRLRLSLRIAREDTLARLYRLEEHSSALPLPTEREIPAATSISDRWIEAVALGQLRRGDFVRVSESGELTLTDRGRAEARELVRAHRLWESYLSTHFDLPPDHLHDPAERLEHFIGPGLRAELDAALQAPAADPHGRSIPPEAPSRDRSDEAQLWPTVEEGDDPH, encoded by the coding sequence ATGACCGAGGCGTCTGCATCGTCGACGCGGGAAGGTTGGATGGCAGGACGAGGGGGAACCGTTCTGTCGATTCTCGCAGTCATGGTCCCGACCGGCTGGGCACTGGCGGCGAGCGACGAGATCGGCCGCTGGACGATCGTGCTGGGGGTTCTGGCGAGCCTGCCATGCGCGGTTCTGGGCTGTTACCTCGTTTTGCGACAATTAAGCCTGCTGGGAGACGCGATCAGCCACGCGGTCTTGCCGGGGATTGCCCTGGGATTTCTGCTGAGCGGGCAGCTGATCGGCCCGGCGATTGTGCTCGGTGCGATGGTCGTCGGCATCCTCACGGCGGTATTGACGCAGTTGCTCAGCAGGCTCGGCAAGGTGCCGGAAGACGCGAGCCTGGGGGTGGTGTTCACCTCCTTGTTTGCAGCAGGGGTTTTGCTGATCACCCATGCGGCGAGCGATGTGGACCTCGACGCCGGATGTGTGTTGTACGGCCTGATAGAACTGGCCCCGCTGGACAGTAGGCCGATGGGAGGGCTGGAGGTCCCGCGGTCGTTCTGGGGGCTCGGGACGGTCGCCCTGGTAACGCTCGGGTTCGTGGCCGTACTCTGGAAAGAACTGTTACTCGTCTCATTCGACGCGCCGCTGGCGACGGCCGTGGGCATCAACGCAACGGTGATCCATTACGCCTTGATGGCAATGGTCGCCGGGGTGACAGTGGCGGCGTTCGAGGCGGTTGGCTCCATTCTGGTGGTGGCGATGCTGATTGTACCTGCGGCCACGGCCCACCTTCTGAGCGATCGGTTGCCGAAGATGATGCTGACGGCCTCGGGGGTGGCGTTGCTTTGCTCGGCACTCGGGTATCGGGGGGCGGTCGCCCTGAATTCGAGTGTGGCGGGCATGATGGCGGTCGTTGCGGGAATCCTGTTCGCAACGGCCGTAATTCTGGCACCGAACCAGGGAATGCTGGCCCGCGTCATCACCCGGCTTCGGCTGTCGCTGCGGATCGCGCGGGAGGATACCCTGGCCCGGCTCTACCGGCTCGAGGAACACTCGTCGGCGCTTCCACTCCCCACAGAGCGCGAGATTCCCGCGGCGACCTCGATTTCTGATCGGTGGATTGAAGCGGTCGCCCTCGGGCAGTTGCGTCGGGGAGATTTCGTCCGCGTCTCGGAAAGCGGCGAGCTGACCTTGACCGATCGCGGCCGGGCCGAGGCCAGAGAGTTGGTTCGTGCTCACCGGCTCTGGGAGTCGTACCTAAGCACCCACTTCGACCTGCCGCCCGACCATCTGCACGACCCGGCTGAACGGCTGGAGCACTTCATCGGCCCCGGCCTCCGTGCCGAGCTGGACGCCGCGCTTCAGGCCCCGGCCGCCGATCCTCACGGTCGGAGCATTCCTCCAGAGGCTCCCTCGCGCGACCGCTCCGACGAGGCCCAGCTTTGGCCAACGGTCGAGGAGGGGGACGATCCCCACTGA
- a CDS encoding metal ABC transporter permease, translating to MTASFLSYNTLIVLLGTGLLGANAGLVGSFAVLRRRSLTGDALAHAALPGLALAFLLVGQRNLPAMLAGALVSGLLGVAVISGLRSRTRVKEDAAIGIVLSVFFGAGVVLSRIVQNTPGVGSKAGLDSYILGKTAGIIRQDVFIIGGVSLVSLLLILLAYKEFKLTVFDPDFARVQGWPVLRLDLLLMGLIALAVVFGLPMVGVVLMAALLILPGAAARFWTDRLSPLLVLATVFGLSIGLIGTALSAQYAKMPAGPIIVLVGASVFLLSVLIAPKRGVLGRAVAAWRFRRSLDDRAMLRRLYDRVEPDLPTVRPINTAEELDRIGTNRRRGAILARLVRQGALRMEPDSGGIMMTLTEDGLRRARAVARDQRLWEQFLLHAPELAGTMADLSQESVEVLPPDLIAELEESLRATGRLPDLEPRELAP from the coding sequence ATGACCGCATCCTTTTTGTCCTACAACACGCTGATCGTCTTGCTTGGCACCGGCCTGCTGGGGGCGAACGCCGGGCTGGTCGGGAGCTTCGCCGTCTTGCGAAGGCGATCGTTGACGGGAGACGCGCTGGCGCACGCAGCCCTGCCGGGGCTGGCCCTGGCGTTTCTCCTTGTGGGACAGCGGAACCTGCCGGCGATGCTCGCAGGGGCACTCGTCTCAGGATTGCTGGGCGTGGCGGTCATCTCAGGATTGCGATCACGAACACGGGTGAAGGAAGACGCGGCCATTGGCATCGTGTTGAGCGTCTTCTTTGGTGCGGGGGTGGTTCTGAGCCGGATTGTCCAGAACACGCCGGGCGTCGGCAGCAAGGCGGGGCTCGACTCGTACATTCTGGGCAAGACGGCGGGGATCATTCGGCAAGACGTGTTCATCATCGGCGGGGTGTCGCTGGTCAGTCTGCTCCTGATCCTGCTGGCGTACAAGGAATTCAAGCTGACGGTCTTCGATCCCGACTTTGCCCGGGTGCAAGGGTGGCCGGTCTTGCGGCTTGATCTGCTGTTGATGGGCTTGATTGCGCTGGCGGTCGTTTTCGGTTTGCCGATGGTGGGGGTGGTCTTGATGGCGGCCCTGTTGATTCTTCCGGGGGCGGCAGCACGGTTCTGGACTGACCGACTCAGCCCGCTGCTCGTGCTGGCGACCGTGTTCGGGCTGTCGATTGGTCTCATCGGCACCGCCCTGAGTGCCCAATATGCAAAGATGCCGGCCGGGCCGATCATCGTGCTGGTCGGGGCGTCGGTCTTTCTGCTCTCAGTCCTGATCGCGCCAAAGCGGGGGGTGCTCGGGCGGGCGGTGGCGGCCTGGAGGTTCCGGCGATCGCTCGATGATCGGGCGATGCTGCGCCGACTCTACGATCGGGTCGAGCCTGATCTGCCGACCGTTCGCCCGATCAACACCGCGGAAGAACTTGATCGGATCGGCACCAACCGACGACGAGGGGCGATCCTGGCTCGCCTGGTCCGTCAAGGAGCGTTGCGCATGGAGCCTGATTCGGGGGGGATCATGATGACCCTGACTGAAGACGGATTGCGACGAGCCAGGGCCGTGGCCAGGGACCAGCGGCTCTGGGAGCAGTTTCTGCTGCACGCTCCGGAACTGGCGGGGACGATGGCCGATCTGTCTCAGGAATCGGTCGAGGTATTGCCTCCCGATCTGATCGCCGAGCTGGAGGAGTCGTTACGAGCAACCGGACGATTGCCCGACTTGGAGCCGAGGGAGCTGGCACCATGA